ACTCAATTCCTCATCTACTCGGAGCagattgttgggttttgcttgcAGTCTCCTTTTTGAAGAGCCTGATTCTTTGGATTGCTTAATTGATTGACGTCTGACCCTGCTGAATTCTGGTGATGTAGTGGTTGGACAAGATTGCTTCTTCTTCTGTAGTGGTCTTGGACTTACAGTTCCAGAATTCCTTCCTATTGCAGGATAGCTTCCTTCCTTTTGTTGGCGTAATGTTGGGTTTTGCACTGCCCTTGATGTTCCTTCTTTGATCTTCCTGTCTGGTGAAGGAAGAAGCCAACCAGACTCTCTGATATTTTTTGCTCTAGGTGTCACATCTTTCCAAGTTTTCTTGTCAGCTGTATCCTCTCTGTTATATACAAGGTCTTTAGTGAAGAGTTCTTGAAATTTGGAGACATTTGCAGTTAAGAAAGGGGAACATGCAAGACAAATGTTATCACTTAGTTTGGATTGTTTCATAGTTATATTTAAAGATTCTGACCTTTTTGGTGGACTAGTTCCCTTTATGGTTGGAGAGAGCAGGTTGCATTGCTGCCTTTTCTGCACTATTTCCAAGTTCGCATCAGAGTCTGCCTGCTCTTCTGTTTGGACATCTAACCTTGCTCTTGTCTTCTGCATTGCTTCAAGAATCTGCTTCAGAGCTCTGAGATCCTTTCCAGACTTTCTGAACTCAAGTTCAGTTATCCTTTTCTCCATTTCACCATACACCGAGAAAGATAGCTTTGGACTCTGAATTGACAGTTCCACATCTGTGTTTCTTGCAGATGACTTGAGGGAGGTTCTGCTGGCCTCCGGTTGCCTCCAGGGAGCAGGTTCTAGTGGAAGCCGTGAAGTTGATGCTGCTCTCATGATTAAATTGGTAGATTTCATTCGTGGGGAGCCGAAATCCTTTTCATTAATCTGTGAGAACCGCGTGACTTGATTATTCTTGCTCTTTTCAGCTGTTTTTGTCGATACTGAAACAGAATCTTTGGTAGAGAAAGACTTAGGTATCACTGTCTCGACTTCATTTGAGGGAATGGGATTTGGTAAAGCTTCCAACCCCATAAGCTTTGCTACAACACTGGAAGATCTTTTGTGATCCCCTAAAAGAAAATTTGATCTGGATTCAGAGGctgagctcctgaaggactgTTCTCTACTGTCCAGTGAAAGTCTGGGAAGGTCCTTTAGCCTTATTGAAGAACGCATCTCTTCTCTCGAGTCTCTTTCATCGTATGAGAAACGTGGATGATCTCTTGGTGCATGCTTTAGATCATCTTTTGAATTGCGAGGTGCTTCACGAAACTTAGCAGTTAAGTTCCTAGTTCCATCCGATGGCTTCCCACAGTTTGACTGCTGAAATGGCCTTGGAGAATCAATGTGCTTCATAACATGGACTTTACCTTCTACTTTGGTGACAGTTTTTACAGATAAACTACGGGCTTCCCTGTGCATCGAGTCCTTGACAACATCCCGGAAGTCAGGAGATTGCCGTCCAGAATGAGATGGAGAACTTGGTTGCTTGTATGGCAGGGTTTTCGAAGGAGATTCTGATAAGTTTCTTTGATTGCAAAGAGGTTGCTCTTGTTGTGGTCTTTTACTTTGTTCAACTTTTGGGTTAGCCTTGGATGACTCACTTGAGTGCGATACTTTGTTCCTGGCTACATCCCTTGGAGTCTTTTCCTGCAAATGCCAATCACATATTGGTAAGTTTTTTATGTGTGCTAGTTTAATGTTATCTTGATGAATGAAATTGTTCAAAATCTTACCGTAGCCAATTGCATTGTACATTTGGTCTCCATTTTGTCCGTGGCACCTTCAGGACACATGAACCAGTGGTGAGattttgtaatttaattaaACTAAAGGAACTAACtatatgatttatgatatttatatCAAGATAACAATGTGTGTGcggaattttttttgatatttataagCTAGTAGAAGTGCGGAAGTACATCATTATGCTTCAGCAGGAGAAAATCCAAGTTTTTGTATGCTCTACTACTTAACTGAAGTCTGGAAGTAGTATATTTGTATTTGGATATGTAAACACGAGATTGTCTTAAATGCGTATGAAAGTATACAAGAGGGCAAAAAGAACCAGAATGCTGATACTTATAGTTAGCACATGTTAAAGATAATTGCTTAGGTTAAGTAGTCAATTCTGAATCTTAAGGTGGCGTTTATTTGATCTTTTCCAGAACTTGAATATgcaaatttcttttttagttttcgAAAGAGTATTTGTTCCACTTGTTCTTCAAAGACTTGAAAAACTGAGTTTGtgaaattagtttttttaaaaacttcaaaataaaccCAAGTTTGCATAATGGATTCCTTGATTAAGTTCCTACATTTCCAGCCTTCCTAAACCAATGTGATGCCtaataatcttgaaaataaaaatattttgatgctTTACTTTGTTTTCTCCCTATTATTATTGCTAACTATCCATAAAAAATGGTTTGCTATTGCCTTTCATCTCTTCTTGAAGCCAGGTCCTCAAATTTACCCTGATTACGTATTTCCGCTTTTTCCTAAGAAAGATATTATTCCCTCGTACCAAGAAAATGATAGTATTGGacacattatttaattattgaaaaaataaatttcatattcaGAATCTTCACAAGGACTATAGATCGATCGCAATATAAACTATGAATATTCAAGAAAATAATCTTAGTCAcagaaaataatttgatttcCGATTACCAATGGTGTCATGACAGAATTAGTTTGACAAAGACAAATTCTGCACAAGGAGTTTAGAGggagaaaagaacaaaattgaCAGAATTGAGAGGCTTTATTGTATTTGATTTATTCACTTGCAAAATTGCAGAATaggaaaaatacatttttttggtCAGAAAAAGTAGTACCTGTGAGTAGCCTTTTGTGATTTTGGCCATGGAGATGTTTGCCAATAAGGAAATGGTGTCTATCAAACAATTGGAATAACCCATTCATGCATCCAATTTTCTTGTGCAGATCTTTGTTGTCCTCTGTTATAGAAGATAACATTCTTGCTGACATTTTTGTTGCTTTCTCAAAGTCCAAAATTGGCAGAAATCATATGGCCTTGTGCACTTCCTATGAACAACAAGCAGAGGATATTGAAAAAACTATTAATAGTAActcatttttcttgaattgcattCATTATTTGTTTTAGATATGAAACTTAAAGACTTAccagtgaaaaaaaaaaaagaactttttgCAGGGACAGACAGAAAAACGTAGTCAGAGTAAACTTAGCACAAATGTGGTGCTTCTAGATTGAGAAAAATATGCAGCTGCAGAGTAGCAGAAATCTCCAGACCCAAGAACAGATGTTTTATTCACACAACAAAATGGTAAGAATGTTTCTTGCCTAAGAAAGGTTATGTTCTGTGAACAGAGAGAAAGAGAGTTTTTATGTGTGTGAAATGTGGAAATATTTGCAATGAATGTGGCatatgcattatatatataaaaactataGAGTAGCTGGCTTAGAATGATAGAGAAGATGGCGGGCAGAGTGGGAGAAAGAGATAGTTAATTATTCTGTTTACACTAAATCATACTATAACttagttttatatttattgatttaacgTAACttaagataaatatatatttgcatagAAAGAGTGTTATGTGGATATGGTCTGGAGGAGGTGGGTCGGTCTGTCTAGAGTGGGGGAGAGGTGGGTCATTTTCTACACAGTTTCATGTGGACAAAATAATGAGTAGAGAGGTGGGTCTGTAGAGTGGGTAGGGGGTTAAGGAGTCTGTAGAATGGATCTCTCTTTTTCAAGTCACAACTAGTTGTATTAGATACATGGGCATGTGGAGTTTGTCAGATTAAATGTAAGAAAGTGGAATTATGTACTGGCAATACTGCCTCACAGAAGTCTTTAAAGTCCTTTTGTTCAACCTTACACAATTTGACCTTATTGCCCTTCTAAAAACTctatgaacatgaacatgatCATCATCATGCTGCCATATGGCATTTGGCAGATAATGCTGTCAAATTTCTCTGTGGGTTTTCATTTAATACTCTTAAATATATCTGTTCATCGAATT
The Solanum stenotomum isolate F172 chromosome 12, ASM1918654v1, whole genome shotgun sequence DNA segment above includes these coding regions:
- the LOC125848926 gene encoding protein LONGIFOLIA 1-like, which gives rise to MSARMLSSITEDNKDLHKKIGCMNGLFQLFDRHHFLIGKHLHGQNHKRLLTGATDKMETKCTMQLATEKTPRDVARNKVSHSSESSKANPKVEQSKRPQQEQPLCNQRNLSESPSKTLPYKQPSSPSHSGRQSPDFRDVVKDSMHREARSLSVKTVTKVEGKVHVMKHIDSPRPFQQSNCGKPSDGTRNLTAKFREAPRNSKDDLKHAPRDHPRFSYDERDSREEMRSSIRLKDLPRLSLDSREQSFRSSASESRSNFLLGDHKRSSSVVAKLMGLEALPNPIPSNEVETVIPKSFSTKDSVSVSTKTAEKSKNNQVTRFSQINEKDFGSPRMKSTNLIMRAASTSRLPLEPAPWRQPEASRTSLKSSARNTDVELSIQSPKLSFSVYGEMEKRITELEFRKSGKDLRALKQILEAMQKTRARLDVQTEEQADSDANLEIVQKRQQCNLLSPTIKGTSPPKREDTADKKTWKDVTPRAKNIRESGWLLPSPDRKIKEGTSRAVQNPTLRQQKEGSYPAIGRNSGTVSPRPLQKKKQSCPTTTSPEFSRVRRQSIKQSKESGSSKRRLQAKPNNLLRVDEELSEISSSTRNFSEQSDAASLQSESNNSWSSHAEGEVTSRNHSFRVNAKRLEDSKDKSNILRLNEDRPMAELAISTIEQPSPVSVLDATFYEEDSPSPVKKKTTAFRVEDAADELWYLDYQDHSPYNTRMDLGTEATTQKKLERIKDLVNQLRLLDSSYEVSTDQFGSLSQNHNPDHRYITKILLASGLLKDVDSVSMAIQLQSSGHLIDQKLFHILEQTEERVMPATGHSKTSARIEFNQKMHRKNVFDTVDEILSCKLASESCLLQGRDHLSAQQLQKELQSDIDQLNAKKVGMDSEEDDLISILNADLRHQSEDWTNGDSEIPSLILDVERLIYKDLITEIISDEAREQQIRTRRHCRQLFTN